One Mustelus asterias chromosome 10, sMusAst1.hap1.1, whole genome shotgun sequence DNA window includes the following coding sequences:
- the LOC144499559 gene encoding insulin receptor substrate 2-like, translating into MASPPVLKGGLGGSPCPAKVKKCGYLKKQKHGHKRFFVLRERSGDCPARLEYYENEKKWRNKSVAKRIIPLESCLNINKRADAKHKYLIALYTKEEYLAVAADSEQEQESWFLALTDLLNKDKLVPDVSSVSVQQELAYGLLTPASALYKEVWQVNLKPKGLGQAKNLTGFYMLCLSSKSMGFVKLNSEVPSVNLQLMNIRRCGHSENFFFIEVGRSASTGPGELWMQVDDSVVAQHIHETILEAMKAMKEFCEFRPRSKSQSSGSNPITVPTRRHLNNLPPSQTGLQRRSRTDSITTPLSANKITSCRMRTASEGDSSMCRPESVTGSPISPSMVRTHFSRSNTMYRNSRVLQHNSLHHSRSMSMPMSHSPPSATSPVSLSSSSGHGSASDTIPRPSSASASVSGSPSDGGFISFDEYGSSPGDLRHYVGNRSNTPESLTDTPPVREGSELYGYMLMERHTSGLSNCSCYQMARGESAELEKGYRKRTCSLTTPCRQRVTSQVSSVSLDEYTLLKATCMGSSGHLSHTASPKVAYNPYPEDYCDIEIGSQRSSGSTNLGDDGYMPMTPGIAPAPNKSDDYMPMSPKSISAPKQIINPRSHSQVNANGYKNISPTESCSPDTSGYMRMWCRSKLSGESSDGKFTNDEYMNMSPVDCCASVTPPDYFFNPVSDELPKPSYSFYSLPRSYKPQCQKNGENDNYVLMNSPGNVILEEPTFNMKSSASCATSHVHSPVRQSRTNCLVSRGRAMRPTRLSLDKLRASTLPSTNEHPLPDEPKSPGEYINIDFSNKFVYSPTPVSQEGPLSSMDSGNVQRRSPVSDYMNLDLNSQSLKNGIVPVGSFDAVAGSPMSCSSRSHPADMYLKGQVGTSCLPNPLENETDYTEMTFGIATTSPLPVSPKHESTQVASSTTGVKRLSLIDQMPGVEVFLLPSLPPDPNRGAKVIRADPQGRRRHSSETFSSTTTVTPVSPSFAHDPKRHSSASFENVSLRKSDEAEEDQESPMCRKTSTGFQNGLNYIALDLMDDDLMKCEKIVRCRSTPQTKGSINGTDANTYARIDFVSKNFDRVAAVED; encoded by the coding sequence ATGGCCAGTCCGCCTGTGTTGAAGGGGGGGTTAGGGGGCTCCCCCTGCCCCGCCAAGGTGAAGAAATGCGGTTACTTGAAGAAGCAGAAACATGGGCACAAGAGATTCTTCGTGCTGAGGGAGCGAAGCGGGGACTGCCCGGCCCGCCTCGAGTATTATGAGAACGAGAAGAAGTGGAGAAATAAGTCGGTGGCAAAGAGGATCATCCCTTTGGAGAGCTGCCTGAATATTAACAAGAGAGCAGACGCTAAACACAAATACCTCATCGCCCTCTACACTAAAGAGGAGTACTTGgcggtggcagcagacagtgagCAGGAGCAGGAGAGCTGGTTCCTCGCCCTCACCGACCTGCTGAACAAGGACAAGTTGGTGCCTGATGTGTCCTCTGTGTCTGTGCAGCAGGAGCTGGCCTATGGGCTGCTCACCCCCGCTTCTGCCCTTTACAAGGAAGTGTGGCAAGTTAACTTGAAACCCAAAGGCTTGGGACAAGCCAAAAACCTCACAGGCTTTTACATGCTGTGCCTTTCCAGTAAGAGCATGGGCTTTGTGAAACTCAATTCCGAGGTCCCTTCTGTCAACCTGCAGCTGATGAACATCCGGCGGTGTGGGCACTCAGAGAATTTCTTTTTCATTGAAGTGGGCAGGTCAGCATCTACTGGTCCCGGGGAGCTGTGGATGCAGGTGGATGACTCAGTGGTGGCTCAGCACATCCACGAAACCATCCTGGAAGCCATGAAAGCGATGAAAGAGTTTTGTGAATTCCGGCCCAGAAGCAAGAGTCAATCTTCAGGTTCCAACCCCATCACTGTACCAACCAGAAGGCACCTGAATAACCTGCCCCCCAGTCAGACCGGTCTGCAGAGGCGATCACGGACTGACAGCATCACAACCCCTTTGTCAGCCAATAAAATCACATCGTGCCGCATGAGGACCGCCAGCGAAGGTGATAGTTCCATGTGTCGACCAGAGTCTGTGACTGGCAGCCCCATCAGTCCCAGTATGGTGAGAACACACTTCAGTCGCTCAAATACTATGTATAGAAATTCAAGAGTGCTCCAGCACAATTCTCTTCACCATAGTCGATCAATGTCTATGCCAatgtcccattcccccccatcTGCCACAAGTCCAGTAAGTCTGTCATCAAGTAGCGGGCATGGATCTGCTTCGGACACCATACCTCGGCCATCCAGTGCCAGTGCATCTGTTTCAGGCTCTCCGAGTGATGGTGGGTTTATTTCCTTCGATGAGTATGGTTCTAGTCCTGGGGACTTGAGACATTATGTGGGGAACAGAAGTAACACACCAGAGTCGCTTACTGACACACCACCTGTTCGAGAAGGCAGCGAATTGTATGGGTATATGTTAATGGAAAGACATACTAGTGGCCTGTCTAACTGCAGCTGTTATCAGATGGCTAGGGGTGAAAGTGCAGAACTTGAGAAGGGCTACAGGAAAAGAACTTGCTCTTTAACAACTCCATGCCGACAGAGAGTCACGTCGCAGGTTTCTTCAGTTTCATTAGATGAATATACTTTATTGAAAGCTACCTGCATGGGCAGTTCAGGACATCTTTCACATACTGCATCCCCCAAAGTTGCCTACAATCCTTACCCAGAAGATTATTGTGACATCGAAATAGGATCCCAAAGAAGTTCTGGATCCACTAACCTTGGTGATGATGGCTATATGCCAATGACTCCTGGCATAGCACCTGCACCGAACAAAAGTGATGACTACATGCCAATGAGCCCCAAAAGTATTTCTGCCCCAAAACAAATAATTAATCCCCGATCACATTCCCAAGTGAATGCAAATGGATACAAGAACATTTCTCCAACTGAGAGCTGCTCGCCAGACACAAGTGGATACATGAGAATGTGGTGCAGATCAAAGTTATCAGGAGAAAGTTCAGATGGAAAGTTCACCAATGATGAGTATATGAACATGTCTCCTGTTGACTGTTGTGCATCAGTTACTCCTCCAGACTACTTTTTCAACCCTGTAAGTGATGAACTTCCCAAACCCAGCTACTCATTTTACTCCTTACCCCGATCTTATAAACCTCAGTGTCAGAAGAATGGAGAAAATGATAACTATGTTCTGATGAACTCGCCAGGTAATGTGATTCTCGAAGAGCCGACATTTAATATGAAGTCTAGCGCATCTTGTGCAACCAGTCATGTTCATTCACCAGTGCGGCAAAGTCGGACTAACTGTCTAGTGTCAAGAGGAAGAGCTATGAGACCCACCCGGTTGTCACTGGACAAGCTAAGAGCAAGCACATTACCAAGTACAAATGAGCATCCTTTACCGGATGAACCAAAGAGCCCAGGAGAATATATTAACATAGATTTCAGCAACAAATTTGTCTATTCCCCCACACCTGTGTCACAAGAAGGTCCCTTATCTTCCATGGACTCTGGCAATGTtcagcggaggtccccagtgtcTGACTACATGAACCTCGATCTCAACTCTCAGTCACTAAAAAATGGAATCGTTCCCGTTGGTTCCTTTGATGCAGTGGCTGGATCGCCAATGTCGTGCTCCAGCAGAAGTCACCCAGCTGATATGTACCTGAAAGGTCAGGTTGGAACATCCTGTCTCCCCAACCCTTTGGAAAATGAGACTGATTATACAGAAATGACATTTGGAATCGCCACAACATCTCCACTACCAGTTTCACCAAAACACGAAAGTACACAAGTAGCTAGCTCAACCACTGGTGTGAAAAGACTTTCCCTGATTGACCAGATGCCTGGGGTAGAGGTTTTCCTGCTTCCGAGTCTGCCACCAGATCCCAATCGGGGGGCGAAAGTAATCCGTGCTGACCCCCAAGGAAGAAGGAGACATAGTTCAGAAACGTTCTCATCCACGACAACTGTCACACCTGTTTCGCCTTCATTTGCTCACGATCCCAAGAGGCACAGTTCTGCTTCATTTGAAAATGTTTCTCTCAGAAAGAGTGATGAAGCTGAAGAGGACCAAGAAAGCCCAATGTGCCGCAAAACATCCACCGGTTTCCAGAACGGGCTGAACTACATTGCCTTAGATTTAATGGATGACGATTTGATGAAATGTGAGAAAATAGTACGATGTCGATCAACCCCTCAAACCAAAGGAAGTATTAATGGTACAGACGCAAACACATACGCCAGAATAGACTTTGTGTCAAAGAATTTCGACCGAGTTGCTGCTGTGGAAG